In Brevibacillus brevis, a genomic segment contains:
- a CDS encoding YbaK/EbsC family protein gives MNPLKESALRVQQKLLELGYANKVIELPDSTRTAQEAADAIGCEVAQIAKSILFRLADDRPLLVVASGGNRVNEKLVSSRLGEKLGKADADFVRERTGFVIGGVAPLGHTEKIETIVDKDLFRFETIWAAAGHPKAVFRLTPDQLVQMTGGRVMSVT, from the coding sequence ATGAACCCACTTAAGGAAAGCGCCCTTCGAGTTCAGCAGAAATTGCTCGAGCTCGGATATGCCAATAAGGTGATAGAATTGCCGGACAGCACGCGGACGGCACAAGAGGCGGCCGACGCGATCGGCTGCGAGGTAGCGCAAATCGCCAAGTCGATCCTCTTTCGGCTGGCGGATGATCGTCCGTTGCTCGTCGTGGCCAGCGGGGGGAACCGGGTGAACGAAAAACTCGTTTCATCCAGGCTGGGGGAGAAGCTGGGAAAAGCCGACGCGGATTTTGTCCGCGAGCGCACAGGCTTTGTCATAGGCGGCGTAGCGCCGCTCGGCCATACGGAGAAGATCGAGACGATCGTGGATAAAGACTTGTTCCGATTCGAGACCATCTGGGCAGCGGCAGGCCATCCCAAAGCTGTCTTTCGGCTGACGCCGGACCAGCTCGTCCAAATGACTGGCGGACGAGTGATGTCGGTCACATAA
- a CDS encoding ASCH domain-containing protein codes for MNQAAQSYWNEYWESQGKEKPTSVSAWQFGANPDQLAQLVIDGVKTATCSAFVFYERENEPLPCAGDYSIILNGRDEPVAIIQTVDVKIMPMNEVPEEFAIAEGEGDRSYRYWKEAHETFFTEALRTIGMEFSEDLLLVCERFELVDGKNREKRLE; via the coding sequence ATGAACCAGGCAGCACAGTCGTATTGGAATGAATATTGGGAATCTCAAGGAAAAGAAAAGCCAACATCGGTAAGTGCGTGGCAATTCGGAGCGAATCCGGACCAGTTGGCCCAGTTGGTCATCGATGGAGTGAAGACGGCCACTTGTTCTGCATTCGTTTTTTATGAGAGGGAAAACGAGCCGCTGCCTTGTGCTGGAGACTACAGCATCATTCTAAACGGGAGGGACGAGCCTGTCGCGATCATTCAAACGGTCGACGTAAAAATCATGCCCATGAACGAGGTTCCAGAGGAATTTGCCATTGCGGAGGGCGAAGGAGATCGCTCGTATCGCTACTGGAAGGAAGCTCACGAAACATTTTTTACGGAAGCATTGCGCACCATCGGAATGGAATTTTCGGAAGACCTCTTGCTGGTTTGTGAGCGTTTCGAATTAGTCGATGGGAAGAATAGGGAAAAGCGCCTGGAATAA
- a CDS encoding DUF3885 domain-containing protein, which produces MYDDRGLDVVSNHRGALAPLYTKFNSWILDYDREKIDQVFGSK; this is translated from the coding sequence ATGTACGACGATCGGGGCTTGGATGTCGTTTCCAATCACCGTGGGGCGCTTGCGCCTTTGTACACGAAATTCAACAGCTGGATACTGGATTATGACAGGGAGAAAATCGATCAAGTATTCGGAAGCAAATGA